A genomic segment from Gracilinanus agilis isolate LMUSP501 chromosome 1, AgileGrace, whole genome shotgun sequence encodes:
- the LOC123231247 gene encoding cyclin-dependent kinase 4 inhibitor B-like, translating to MTEKSEERGISLDSYLDLTSVAACGQVKLLQELLAAGADPNGINRFGRRPIQVMMMGNVRVAELLLKHGADPNIPDPTTLTLPVHDAAREGFLDTLILLHRAGARLDIGDSLGRLPLHLAQQQGHHQVTLYLQAVTGD from the exons atgacagaaaaatcagaagaaagagGTATTTCCCTCGACAGCTATCTGGACCTAACAAGTGTCGCTGCCTGCGGACAAGTAAAACTGTTGCAGGAGCTCCTGGCAGCCGGAGCGGATCCCAACGGAATCAATCGCTTTGGGAGGCGGCCCATTCAG GTCATGATGATGGGCAATGTTAGAGTGGCAGAGCTCCTACTGAAGCATGGAGCAGATCCCAACATCCCTGACCCAACCACCCTCACCCTACCGGTCCATGACGCTGCCCGAGAAGGTTTCCTGGACACTCTGATCTTGCTTCATCGTGCAGGAGCCCGTTTGGACATTGGAGACTCTCTGGGCCGTCTCCCATTGCACTTAGCTCAGCAGCAAGGACACCACCAAGTTACCTTATACCTTCAAGCAGTGACAGGAGATTGA